AATCCGGCACCGAGCTCAATTCGCGCGCGATCCTCGCAGCCGCCGGCATGAGCTACAAGGACCTCGGCAAGGTCGAGTATCTGCCGTTCGCCGAATCGGTCGACCTGATGAAGAACCGCCAGCTTAACGCCACGCTGCAATCCGCCGGCCTCGGCGTCGCCTCGCTGAAGGATCTTTCGACCTCGAGCGAGATCAACGTCGTCGCCGTGCCGAAGGAGACCGTCGACAAGATCGGCTCGCCCTTCGTCTCGGTGATCATCCCGGCCAACACCTATACCGGCCAGGACAAGGACGTGCCGACCGCGGCGGTCGTGAACTACCTCGTCACCTCGAGCGCGGTGTCGGACGATCTGGCCTACCAGATGACCAAGCTGGTCTACGAATCGCTGCCGGAGCTCGCCAATGCCCATGCCGCGGGCAAGGAGATCAAGCTCGAGGCCGCCGCGACCGGCAGCCCGGTGCCGCTGCATCCCGGCGCGATCCGCTTCTACAAGGAAAAGGGCCTGATCAAGTAAGGCCGGTTGCTTCGAGCGTGCCATGGCCGGGCTGGACCCGGCCATGCATCTTTCCAAAGATGTTGATTTTTCGATGGATGCGCCGGGCGAGCCGCGCATGACGTGCAGCGGGGCGCTATAAACCTCGCGGGCACGGCGGGGGGACTGATTCAATGCAGCAGCAGGTTGCGAGCGAGCAGCCCATCAAGGTTGAATTCGACAATTTCGAGCATGGCTTCCCTGAAGGATTTGGTCCGGGCGCCTGGGGGCATCTGGCTTACGCCATCGGTCTCGCCTTCGCAGTGTTCCAGCTCTATGTCGCGGCCTTCAACTATCTGCCGAGCCAGGTGGTGCGCGGCGTCCATGTCGGCTTTCTGATCCTGTTGACCTTCGGACTGATCGGCAACTTCACCGCCAAGACCGATCTCGGCCGCGCGGTGAGCTGGATCGTCGGCGCGGCCGGTTTCCTCTGCGGGCTCTATCAGTGGATCTTCTACGCCGACCTGATCGCCCGCGACGGCGATCCGACCCACATGGACCTTGCGGTCGGCACGCTGCTCGCGATCCTGATCTTCGAGGGCACGCGGCGGCTGATGGGAGCGGCGCTGCCGCTGATGTGCGGCGCCTGTCTGCTTTACTGGTTCTTCGGCCAGTATCTGCCGTCGCCGTTCAATCATCGCGGCTATGATTTCGACCAGATCGTCACCCATCTCTCGTTCGGCACCGAAGGCTTCTACGGCGTGCCGATCTACGTCTCGGCGACCTACATCTTCCTGTTCATCCTGTTCGGCTCGTTCCTGGAACGCGCCGGCATGATCCAGCTGTTCACCGACGTCTCGCTCGGCCTGTTCGGGCGCACCCGCGGCGGCCCGGCCAAGGTCGCGGTGTTCGCCTCCGGCATGATGGGCACGATCTCGGGCTCCGGCGTCGCCAATGTCGTCACCGTCGGCCAGTTCACGATTCCCCTGATGATCAAGTTCGGCTATCGCCGC
The window above is part of the Bradyrhizobium sp. PSBB068 genome. Proteins encoded here:
- a CDS encoding TAXI family TRAP transporter solute-binding subunit; this encodes MNSRLMAAAIVAAGVLSAPVAQAEQFINVLTGGTSGVYYPLGVAMGKIYGEKITGVKTQVQATKASVENLVLLQQGRGEIAFTLGDSLKAAWEGDTEAGFKTKLDKLRTIGAIYPNYIQIVATAESGIKTLADLKGKSLSVGAPKSGTELNSRAILAAAGMSYKDLGKVEYLPFAESVDLMKNRQLNATLQSAGLGVASLKDLSTSSEINVVAVPKETVDKIGSPFVSVIIPANTYTGQDKDVPTAAVVNYLVTSSAVSDDLAYQMTKLVYESLPELANAHAAGKEIKLEAAATGSPVPLHPGAIRFYKEKGLIK